CTTGAGGCTCTCTAGCAAGCCATCCCCAATGGCCGTCCGCCGGGCCAACTGCAACAGCTCAATCTGGTCTATCACCCGTTGGTGGTCGGTGGTAGGCTCGACTTCCAGAGTGGCGTAGCCGGCAAAGCTCACCAGCCCCACCTTGGCGCTGTCGGGTAGTGCTCGCACAAAGTTCTGTGCCTCGCGCTTCGCCACTTCGATGCGGCTCGGTTCGACATCCTGGGCTCGCATAGACAGACTGATGTCTAGGGTCACGATCACCGTAGCCATGTTATCGGGAGCCGGTATAGTGGCTTGGGGGCGGGCCAGTGCCACAATGGCCAACACCAGGGCCAAGCCATACAACAAAGCACTCAGGTGCCGCTTCCAGCGCGGCTCCGCGATACCAGCCAATTGCGCCAAGTTGGGATAAAGCACATGGGCACTGGCATCTCCACGCTGCACCCTGCGCCAATAAACCCATACCAAGAGCGGTATCAGGAGCAGCAGCCAAAGCAACAGCGGAAACTGAAACCCCACAACCCACCTCTCACACCAGCAGCCTTGCCGACCCAACTTCAGAAAATAAACTACTCCTCGAGTTTGAAGGCTAATCGCTTGGCAAAAGGTAGGCCTATTTACGGTTTTTCTTCAAAAAATTCACACCCCAGCGGCCAGGCTGCTGGGGTGCTGCACCAGGATTGTCGGCGGATGCAGGCGGTGCTTGGCGGGTTAGCCGTTTGCCATCATGGGCTGGGCTTCTGTCCGGGGCACAGGCGCTTCTCCCAGTAAGTAGGCCACCACGTCCCGGGCGCTGTACTGGGTGCCAAACCGAGCCACAAAGCGACCGATGCGCTCGAGGTCGTCCCCGCTCGTCACCAGCGGCAGCTCGAGGTCGCCGTTCTTCTGCACCTGGCCCTGCCCCACCGCTGCCAGAAGGGCATTGCACAAGCACTTGCGGCCCTCGGTGTTGGCCAGTTCACCCCCCTTAGCTAGGTACTGCTCGATGGGTTCGGAAGCGCAGCGGAAGCCAATTTTCCCTTCGGGCGTCTGGTAGGCTTCGCGCAGATAGCCCAGGTCGCAGACCCGCGTCCGGCGGCGATAAACCTCCGGCTCTGAGAGCGTGCCCTCTACCTCGGCCACCTTGAAAGGAAAGCCGGTCGGCGAGGCTTTGGGGTCGGTAAAAACCTTCACGGCCCCACGGGCAGCCCGCTCGAGGATGCCCCGCTTGAGATCGGCCTCGAAGCCTGACTCCTGGCTATAAGCAAACAGGGTTCCTACCTGAATGCCGGCTGCTCCCTGCGCGAGGGCTTCTTGCAGGGCCTCGGGTGAACCCGTACCCCCCGCAAGCCAGAACGGCAGGCCCAGGGCCTTGATCTGCTCGAGGTCCACCACATCCCGCTCGCCGTACACCGGCTGCCCGCGCCCATCAAACACCGGGGTGCCCCGGGGCGGGGCGTTGTGTCCGCCTGCGGTGGGGCCCTCGATGACAAAGCCCTGGATGGTGCCGGTTACCTTGCGGGCCAGCAAGGTAGCCAGCGAGTTGGAGGCGATGATGGGCAAAAAGTTGGGGCGCTTAAGCGCCTGGACGCCCCCCAGCACCTCGCGGGGATCGAAGTGAAGCCGGGGGGCTTCGGTGCCCGTCCAGCCGGTTACGTCTATTTTGAGCGAGGCGGTTTCACCCGCGGCCAGCCTGTCGAGCACCTCGGGAATTTCACGGGGAATGCCGGCCCCCATCAAGACGTAATCCACCCCGGCCAGCATGGCCCCATACAGCGTGCCCATGGTGGGAATTTGCAGCTTGGTCAGAAGGTTGATGCCAATCAGGCCCGAATGCCCTTCCTTGGCCAAAAATACCTCTACATAACCCCCCAGCACGTGCATAATTTGTGAGGCTGTATCGCCCAAGCGGCTGGGCATGGGAATACGCAGGTAAGGCTGGCCCTGCCGACCCTCGGGCCGAAAGTATTTGCTCAGCACAGGCTTAACCCAGTGTTGAACTGGAAAAGCCGCCAGCGCACGGCGCACCAGACCACCGGGGTCGCCATCCTGCAACCGCCGCACCATTACGGTGTCCATAGCGGTACCCGAAACAACCCCCAGCTGACCCAGCAGCGAAACCGTTTTGGCCAGACGCCAGTTGGAAACAGACACACCCATCCCACCTTGGATAATGCGCGGTAGGGCTACAGTAGAAACATTTTGCACGTGAACCAACCTCCAGAAGTTTTGAACAAGACAAAGGAGAACAAGATAGCCGATTGTACAGGTCGCGCAGGTGAGAAGGTCAGACGGCGCAACAAAACGGCCACGTCTGAACTTGGTACAGATAGTGATGTTCGGCCTGGCACCCAAAGCTCCCGATAAAGACCCCAGGGTATAAAAGGGCGTAAGGGTGTAATAGTAGGCGTATGAAACTCGAGGTTCTCCACTCCCAGATTGCTGCCTGCCGGGCCTGCCCAAGGCTGGTGGCCTGGCGCGAACAGGTCGGACGGGAAAAACGCGCAGCCTACCGCAGCACCACCTACTGGGCCAGACCCGTGCCCGGCTTTGGCGATCCCGACGCACGAATTCTGATTTTCGGGCTGGCCCCCGGCGCCCACGGCTCCAACCGCACCGGGCGACCTTTTACCGGCGATGCCTCGGGCGACTTCCTGTACCCGGCCCTGTACCGCGCCGGACTCTCCAGCCAGCCGACCTCGAGCCACAAAGGCGACGGCTTGGTGCTACGGGGCGTTTACATCAGCGCCGCCGTGCGCTGCGCCCCACCGGAAAATAAACCTACCCCCCTCGAGCTCCAGGCCTGCGCCCATTGGACAAAACAAGAGCTGGCTTTGCTGCCCCACCTCAAGGTCTACCTGGCCCTGGGCCAGATCGCCCATCATGCACTGCTGGACTACCACGGCCTGCGCAAGTCCAAGTACCCCTTTGCCCACGGCCTCGAGTACCCTCTAGGCGAACGGGTCTTGCTCTGCTCCTACCACGTGAGCCGCCAAAACACCAACACCGGAAAGCTCACCGCTGCCATGTTCGATGCCATCCTAAGGCGAGCCAAAGCCCTGGCCGAAGTCGGATAGAAAAGTTCGCCTGGAGGAGATGCCCCCAGGCGAGCGGTGCCCTTGCGAGAAGCCCTCTATCGCACTCTTCACAGACGTTGCCTTCTATCCGGAAGGCAACTGTACTGTGTAGGACAAAGCCATCAAGTTCTGAGCAGCTCAACAATTGCGAAGAGCGCTCTAGCTTTCCACTTTCTTGCTGTACAAAAAGTCGTAGAGCAAAGCCGCCAATCCAGCCCCGACCAGCGGGCCAACCCAGTAGACCCAGTGCGACGTCCACTCACCGCCGATGATGGCCGGTCCCAGGGCGCGGGCCGGGTTCATGGCTGCGCCCGATATGGCGCCCCCGGCCAGGATATCCATCGTGATGGCCAGACCAATGGCCAGGCCCGCATAGCTAAAGTTGTTGAAAACCGCCGCGCCAAAAATAACCGAAACCAAAAAGAAGGTCAGGAAGATCTCCATCATGAGGGCCTGGATGGCGGTGTGGTTTGCGCCGGGAAGCGGGGTTCCCTCGGCCACAGCATTACCGCCGTACAGCGCGCCGATAAAGAAGGCGGCCACCAGCCCGCCCAAAAACTGGGCCCCCCAGTAGCCCGCTGCACCCATAGGGGTAATGCGGCCGGTGATGAGCATGGCAAAGGTGACCGCAGGGTTGAAGTGCCCGCCCGAGATAGCCCCCAAGGCCACCACCGACAAACCAATGGCCAGGCCATGGGCCAAGGCAATTGCCATCAGATCGTCACCTTGGGTGGCCGCAATGGCCCCAATCCCCACAAAGCACAAAGCGAACACTCCCAGAAACTCTGCAATTAGAGCACGTAGGTTCATAATTCCTCCCGCCATTACGTTACCTTAGGGCAGTGCAGTCAGACAAATGACGGGATTTGACATAAAAAACGCAGAAATGCGTAGGATAAATTGGTGTGGCTGCGTCTAAAGCGTCTGTATAAAGCCTTTGTTCCAGCCCAGGCCGAGCCGGACGACGCCTGGGCCCTGGCCGAACTCAGCATCGAGGAGGCCCATCTGTACAAGGCCATGGATGTGCGGGATCGCGAGCACGCTGTGCGGGTGGCCAAACGGCTGCTGGAGCGCTACCCCGACGCCCCCAGCTTTGCTGTGCGGGCAGCACTGCTGCACGACAGCGGTAAAGCCCTGCGGCCCTACCGCCCCCTCGAGCGCATCCTAACCGGGCTTATCAGCCTGGATGTGCCCATCGAGCCCCTGGACAAAGGCTGGCGGGGGGCCTGGCAGATTCGCCTGCATCACCCCGAATACGGCGCCATGCGCATCCTCGAGCCCCAGGTGGCCCAGATTGTGCGGGAACACCATCAGCCCACAAGCCTATGGGCCAAACGGCTGCACGAGGTAGACGAAGAGTTCTAAAACCGCTCCGTAACGCTCTTCATCTGCAGGAAGTTGAGCAGGTAGTCGGGCCCTCCGGCCTTGGTATCGGTGCCCGAGAGGTTGAAGCCGCCGAAGGGCTGCACCCCCACCAGGGCCCCGGTAATCTTGCGGTTGAAGTAGAGGTTGCCCACGTGGAACTCGCGCCGGGCCCGCTCGAGGCGCTCGCGCTTGCGCGAGAAAACCCCACCGGTGAGGCCATAGCGGGTGCCGTTGGCCACTTCCAGGGCGGTGTCGAAGTCGGGCACGCGAATCACCGAGAGCACGGGGCCAAAAATCTCTTCCTGAGCGATGCGGGCATCGGGGGATACGTTTTCGAACACGGTGGGTGCGATGAAGTAGCCGCCGCCCTCGAGCTTGCGTCCGCCCAGCACCAGCCGGGCCTCCTGCTGCCCAATCTCGATATAGGACAGCACGGTTTTTTCTTGCTGGGCGCTGGCCACCGGCCCCATGTCGGGGTTTTCCTCGGCTGGCCCCACAATCAGGCTTTCAGTACGCTTGAGCACCTGCTCCATCAGCAGGTCGTGTACCCCGTCTACCACAATCAGCCTCGAGGCCGCCGAGCACTTTTGCCCCTGGAAACCAAACGCACTCTGCACCGTGGCCTGCGCCGCCGCAGCAATATCAGCGGTTTCGTCCACAATCAGGCCGTCTTTGCCGCCCAGCTCCAGGAACACCCGCTTGAGCCAGATCTGTCCGGGCGAGAGGCGGGCGGCGCTTTCGTTAATCTGCAGGCCAACCTCGAGGGAGCCGGTAAAGTTGATAAACCGGGTGCGGGGGTGCTGCACCAGGTAGGCCCCCACCTCGCTGCCTGACCCCGGCAAAAAGTTGGCCACCCCCGGTGGAAGACCCGCCTCCTCCAGAATCTCGAAGAGCTTGGCCGCTATCACCACGGTATCTTCGGCAGGCTTGGAGACCACGCAGTTGCCCACCGCGATGGGGGCCACGGTCATGCCGGTCAGGATGGCCAGGGGGAAGTTCCAGGGGGCAATCACCACCCCCACCCCCAGCGGGATGTAAAAGGCCTCGTTGTCCTCGCCCGGATAGGGCACCACCGGGGCGCCGTCTTTGTACTTGAGGGCCGAGAGGGCGTAATAGCGGATAAAGTCGATGGCCTCGGCCACGTCGGCGGCGGCCTCCACCCAGTTCTTGCCGATCTCGTAGACCAGCCAGGCCTCGAGCTCCCGCTGGCGGCGTTTCATAATCTGGGCGGCCTTCAGCAAAACCCGGCTGCGGTGCTCCTGGGGCCAGTCCCGCCAGGTCTTGAAAGCCCGCCAGGCCGCGTCCAGGGCGGCGTCGGCCTCGGCAATCCCGGCCTTGGCGCTCACCCCCACCACCTCTGCTGGGTTGGAGGGGTTGGTGGAGGTGATACTGGCCTGGGTATGCACTTTCTCACCCCCAATGATGAGGGGGTAGTGGCGGCCAAACTGGGCCCGCACCTCGGCCAGGGCTTTACGCATGGCTTCAAAGGCTTCTGGGCTCTGGAAGGTTTCGATGGGTTCGGGGCGGTAGGGTTCTGTGGTCATAACTGCTCCTTTCGGCAAGTCACTTCTGTGCAACGTGTACTCGATGTCCAGCCTGGCTCAGGGCCATTATTCCCTGATTTAGGCGCTCAGATTTGATCAACACGTAGTCAGTATTGTAGGTCGAAACAGCAAAAACACCCACACCCGCCTGGGCCAGCGGGTTTAGCACCGCAGCCAGGATGCCGGTGAGGGCAAAGTCGAAGGGGCCAAGCAGGCGAAAACAGCGCCAGTCGCGCTCAGCTTTGACCCCAGGGGGCACCCGCTTTTGGGGGCAGACTATCGTCAACTCGTCGCTGGCACGGCTGATGCTTAGAAAACCCTCGCCTTCAGCCCAGGCCGGAACCTGTGCGGTGGCCTCGAGCTGGCAGACCGCATAGGTGCCTTCCAGAAGGTGCAAATCGAGCGTCGCCATACCTACCCTTGAATCAGGCTGCGCGCCACGAATAAGAGGTTCTCGGGCCGCTCGGCAATACGGCGCGAAAAGTAGGGATACCAGTCGGTGCCGTAGGGCACATAGGCCCGCACGGTATAGCCCTCGGCAGCCAGCTTTTTTTGCTCGTCGCGGCGCACCCCGTACAAAAGCTGAAACTCGAAGCGGTCGGGCCCGATACCCATCTGCGCCGTCCAACGCTTCATCTCCTGGATGATCTGGGGGTCGTGGCTGGCAATCGCGGTGTAGAGGCCGTTTTCCAGGGCCTTCTTGCACAGCAGCAAAAACTGCCCATCAATGATGCGCTTGTCCTGAAAGGCCACCTCGGGCGGCTCTTTGTAAGCACCCTTCACGATACGCACCGGCGTTTTGAGCGGTATCAGGCTTTGCAGGTCCTGTTCAGTGCGTTTGAGGTAGCTTTGCAGCACCACCCCCACGTTTTCAAAACCGGCCTGGTGCAAGCGCCGGTAGACCCGCAGGGTTGCATCTACCCGGGGGCTGTCTTCCATGTCGATCCGCACAAAGCAGTCCACTTTCTGGGCCTCGCTCAGAATCTCGTGCATAAGGGAGTAGGCCAGGTCCTCGGAGAGGTCCAAGCCTAGCTGGGTGAGCTTAATGGCCACATAGCGGGGGTACGGAAGGGCCCCAAAAGCTTGTACCAGCCGAATTAGTTCGCTTTGAAACTTGCGGGCCTCGGCCTCAGAAGTAACCATCTCCCCCAGTAAGTCCAGGATGGCGTGTACCTTATCGCGCTCCAAAACTTCCACCACCCGTAGGGCTTCTTCTAAGGTATCGCCGGCAATGAAGCGGCGGGCGAAATTGCGTCCACGGCTAAGCACCAGATTTTTGATGCGGGGGTTCTGGGCTATGGCCAGCACAAACGAGCGGTAGCTTTGATTGAAGTCCATGTGAGCTCCTTTACTGCCAGACCTGCACCTGGAGGCTCTGCATGACCAGGTCGCGGAAATAGCGCACGTGGGTTCGCGCGGCCTCGGCAGCACGGGCGGGGTCATGGGCCTTTAGGGCCGCCAGAATGGCCTGGTGCTGCTGGCGGGTTCTGGGGTGCTGCGAGAGGGTTTGCTGAAACGAGCGGATGAGGGTCAGGCTCGAGCGCAAATCGGCGTAGATGCGGGCCAGGGTTTTGTTGTGGGCGGCCTCGACCAGGGCGGTGTGAAAGTCGAAGTCTACCTGCATCTGCTGGGCATAGGCCTCAGCGGGCAGGGCATCCAGCTCCAGCAGTAGCTTTTCCAGCCGGTTCAGTTCGGCCTCCGTGGCGTTTTGTGCCGCCAAAGCTGCTGCTTCGCCCTCGATCAAGGCCCGCACATCGTAGACCTCGCGCACCTCCTCCGCCGAGAGCACCCGCACCCGCGCCCCCTTGCCCGGCAGCAGTTCCACCAGCCCTTCCTGGGCCAGGCGCTGCAAGGCCTCGCGCACAGGCGTGCGGCTAATGCCGAGCTCCTGCGCCAGCCCCGGCTCGGAAATGCGTGCCCCCGGCAGTAAGGAACCCGCCAGAATGGCCCCCCGCAGGTGAGCATAGGCCGCCTCCCGCACCGAGTGGGGTCGCTGGAAATGGGTCATAAAGTGTATACAGTATACACTATTTGCATTCCAGGGTCAAATCAAAAAGGACGGCCGGGTGCATCTCTAAAAATCCGTATGCCAGAATAAGGCATGAAAGAGTGGAAAACGAAAGCACGCCAAGCCTTTGAGCGGTACATGGAAGACCTGGAACTAAGCCTGGAAGCGGGGAGTGGACTGGCGGAGATCGAACGGGCCATGCTGCGACATAACCCGGAACTCCTCAGGACGCTGATGCAAGGCCTGGTGGAAGAGACCCAGGCGCCTTCCCCCCCTGGAGCTACCGAAGGGGTGGAGGAGGGTGGGACAACGCACCAGCCAGGTACGCGGTAGCTGGGGGTTTATCCAGGTCAGGGTACAGCGGCTGCGGGACGAGGCGGGACGGGAACACAGCTACC
Above is a window of Meiothermus cerbereus DSM 11376 DNA encoding:
- a CDS encoding HD domain-containing protein — its product is MWLRLKRLYKAFVPAQAEPDDAWALAELSIEEAHLYKAMDVRDREHAVRVAKRLLERYPDAPSFAVRAALLHDSGKALRPYRPLERILTGLISLDVPIEPLDKGWRGAWQIRLHHPEYGAMRILEPQVAQIVREHHQPTSLWAKRLHEVDEEF
- a CDS encoding proline dehydrogenase, producing MDFNQSYRSFVLAIAQNPRIKNLVLSRGRNFARRFIAGDTLEEALRVVEVLERDKVHAILDLLGEMVTSEAEARKFQSELIRLVQAFGALPYPRYVAIKLTQLGLDLSEDLAYSLMHEILSEAQKVDCFVRIDMEDSPRVDATLRVYRRLHQAGFENVGVVLQSYLKRTEQDLQSLIPLKTPVRIVKGAYKEPPEVAFQDKRIIDGQFLLLCKKALENGLYTAIASHDPQIIQEMKRWTAQMGIGPDRFEFQLLYGVRRDEQKKLAAEGYTVRAYVPYGTDWYPYFSRRIAERPENLLFVARSLIQG
- a CDS encoding nitronate monooxygenase is translated as MGVSVSNWRLAKTVSLLGQLGVVSGTAMDTVMVRRLQDGDPGGLVRRALAAFPVQHWVKPVLSKYFRPEGRQGQPYLRIPMPSRLGDTASQIMHVLGGYVEVFLAKEGHSGLIGINLLTKLQIPTMGTLYGAMLAGVDYVLMGAGIPREIPEVLDRLAAGETASLKIDVTGWTGTEAPRLHFDPREVLGGVQALKRPNFLPIIASNSLATLLARKVTGTIQGFVIEGPTAGGHNAPPRGTPVFDGRGQPVYGERDVVDLEQIKALGLPFWLAGGTGSPEALQEALAQGAAGIQVGTLFAYSQESGFEADLKRGILERAARGAVKVFTDPKASPTGFPFKVAEVEGTLSEPEVYRRRTRVCDLGYLREAYQTPEGKIGFRCASEPIEQYLAKGGELANTEGRKCLCNALLAAVGQGQVQKNGDLELPLVTSGDDLERIGRFVARFGTQYSARDVVAYLLGEAPVPRTEAQPMMANG
- a CDS encoding GntR family transcriptional regulator encodes the protein MTHFQRPHSVREAAYAHLRGAILAGSLLPGARISEPGLAQELGISRTPVREALQRLAQEGLVELLPGKGARVRVLSAEEVREVYDVRALIEGEAAALAAQNATEAELNRLEKLLLELDALPAEAYAQQMQVDFDFHTALVEAAHNKTLARIYADLRSSLTLIRSFQQTLSQHPRTRQQHQAILAALKAHDPARAAEAARTHVRYFRDLVMQSLQVQVWQ
- a CDS encoding MIP/aquaporin family protein: MNLRALIAEFLGVFALCFVGIGAIAATQGDDLMAIALAHGLAIGLSVVALGAISGGHFNPAVTFAMLITGRITPMGAAGYWGAQFLGGLVAAFFIGALYGGNAVAEGTPLPGANHTAIQALMMEIFLTFFLVSVIFGAAVFNNFSYAGLAIGLAITMDILAGGAISGAAMNPARALGPAIIGGEWTSHWVYWVGPLVGAGLAALLYDFLYSKKVES
- the pruA gene encoding L-glutamate gamma-semialdehyde dehydrogenase, with product MTTEPYRPEPIETFQSPEAFEAMRKALAEVRAQFGRHYPLIIGGEKVHTQASITSTNPSNPAEVVGVSAKAGIAEADAALDAAWRAFKTWRDWPQEHRSRVLLKAAQIMKRRQRELEAWLVYEIGKNWVEAAADVAEAIDFIRYYALSALKYKDGAPVVPYPGEDNEAFYIPLGVGVVIAPWNFPLAILTGMTVAPIAVGNCVVSKPAEDTVVIAAKLFEILEEAGLPPGVANFLPGSGSEVGAYLVQHPRTRFINFTGSLEVGLQINESAARLSPGQIWLKRVFLELGGKDGLIVDETADIAAAAQATVQSAFGFQGQKCSAASRLIVVDGVHDLLMEQVLKRTESLIVGPAEENPDMGPVASAQQEKTVLSYIEIGQQEARLVLGGRKLEGGGYFIAPTVFENVSPDARIAQEEIFGPVLSVIRVPDFDTALEVANGTRYGLTGGVFSRKRERLERARREFHVGNLYFNRKITGALVGVQPFGGFNLSGTDTKAGGPDYLLNFLQMKSVTERF
- a CDS encoding VWA domain-containing protein; translated protein: MGFQFPLLLWLLLLIPLLVWVYWRRVQRGDASAHVLYPNLAQLAGIAEPRWKRHLSALLYGLALVLAIVALARPQATIPAPDNMATVIVTLDISLSMRAQDVEPSRIEVAKREAQNFVRALPDSAKVGLVSFAGYATLEVEPTTDHQRVIDQIELLQLARRTAIGDGLLESLKAIPKDDQGKPLGPSTVVLLSDGRTNSGVDPLEVTPFVKDMGVVVHTIGLGRRSNPNDPDPQWGSYWMQFDEETLRAIADSTGGQYYAAESAEALRQAYRNLGRVVGWKPQRTEVSGVFGLAAGLLLASSLLISNLRRRVI
- a CDS encoding uracil-DNA glycosylase, giving the protein MKLEVLHSQIAACRACPRLVAWREQVGREKRAAYRSTTYWARPVPGFGDPDARILIFGLAPGAHGSNRTGRPFTGDASGDFLYPALYRAGLSSQPTSSHKGDGLVLRGVYISAAVRCAPPENKPTPLELQACAHWTKQELALLPHLKVYLALGQIAHHALLDYHGLRKSKYPFAHGLEYPLGERVLLCSYHVSRQNTNTGKLTAAMFDAILRRAKALAEVG
- a CDS encoding ACT domain-containing protein, with translation MATLDLHLLEGTYAVCQLEATAQVPAWAEGEGFLSISRASDELTIVCPQKRVPPGVKAERDWRCFRLLGPFDFALTGILAAVLNPLAQAGVGVFAVSTYNTDYVLIKSERLNQGIMALSQAGHRVHVAQK